In one window of Helianthus annuus cultivar XRQ/B chromosome 17, HanXRQr2.0-SUNRISE, whole genome shotgun sequence DNA:
- the LOC110924591 gene encoding uncharacterized protein LOC110924591, with protein MIASSLRKGSKNGELAHLVKGVREKMAKGKGKEVNMVDFDGKVPNKRQRLEAWELQCVCFPPTEKDPLSNPLVVEAIVGTLRTKRAYIDTGAATKIMFEKFFNRLSNEERFRLQPSGISIKGIPDIPLKPLGQLTLNVCFSEGQKKRVQPLTFVVINIPSNYDVIIGRSGQCALYMAVSVGHGTVKFPTERGIATLQPTQETYMVEGENSKSEEDKQRLIINPRYPEQMIRVNPSLSQETLSYLEKLLTHYSDFFAWCPEDMTGIPRSIAEHELKIPPDVKPVIQKKRSLAPERSLATCQEVEKLVSAGIL; from the coding sequence atgattgcttccagctTAAGAAAAGGATCGAAGAACGGGGAACTTGCTCACTTGGTGAAGGGAGTAAGGGAAAAAATGGCCAAAGGAAAGGGCAAGGAAGTCAACATGGTGGATTTTGATGGAAAGGTTCCAAACAAAAGGcaacggttggaagcttgggagcttcagtgtgtttgcTTCCCTCCAACGGAGAAAGACCCTCTTTCAAACCCTCTTGTGGTTGAGGCTATTGTGGGAACGCTACGAACAAAAagggcatacatagacactggtGCTGCCACCAAAATCATGTTCGAGAAGTTCTTCAACCGTTTGAGCAATGAAGAACGTTTCAGGCTTCAACCCTCAGGAATCTCCATAAAAGGTATTCCTGACATACCTCTTAAGCCTTTAGGGCAACTGACCCTTAATGTCTGTTTCAGCGAAGGCCAGAAGAAGAGAGTCCAACCCCTCACTTTTGTGGTCATCAATATACCTTCGAACTATGACGTGATCATTGGAAGGTCGGGGCAATGTGCATTATACATGGCTGTGTCTGTTGGTCATGGCACTGTCAAATTTCCTACTGAGAGGGGAATCgcaacccttcaacctacccAGGAGACCTACATGGTTGAAGGTGAAAATTCCAAAagtgaagaagacaagcaaaggctaATTATAAACCCTAGATATCCTGAGCAGATGATAAGGGTCAATCCAAGCCTTTCACAAGAAACTCTCTCATATCTTGAAAAGTTGTTGACACATTATAGTGATTTCTTTGCTTGGTGTCCGGAAGATATGACGGGCatccctcgaagcattgctgaacatgagtTGAAAATACCACCCGATGTCAAGCCGGTCATCCAAAAGAAGCGAAGTTTAGCACCCGAAAGAAGCTTGGCTAcatgccaagaggttgaaaagcttgtgtcAGCTGGCATTCTCTGA